One genomic segment of bacterium includes these proteins:
- a CDS encoding biopolymer transporter ExbD: MDIAKRPKVAVQLNIAPLIDIVFLLLIFFMLTSTFLKEQALDIHLPQSETGETSNNQQALQITAVDIDSFLLDGQSMSLNALKEKLSALNRSLPEAHPVIVRIDNTSEATMETVQQAGFTNVALATEKK, from the coding sequence ATGGATATTGCAAAACGTCCTAAGGTTGCTGTTCAGCTGAATATCGCTCCACTCATTGATATCGTATTCCTGCTCCTGATTTTTTTCATGCTGACGAGTACGTTCCTAAAAGAGCAGGCGCTTGATATTCACTTGCCCCAATCCGAGACAGGAGAAACATCAAACAATCAGCAGGCGCTTCAAATCACGGCAGTTGATATAGACTCCTTTCTCCTTGATGGTCAAAGCATGTCTCTTAACGCCTTAAAGGAAAAGCTCTCCGCTCTTAATCGCTCTCTACCAGAGGCTCATCCCGTAATCGTCCGAATTGATAATACTTCCGAGGCTACAATGGAGACAGTACAGCAGGCTGGATTCACAAACGTGGCTCTTGCGACAGAGAAAAAGTAA